The following proteins are encoded in a genomic region of Amphiura filiformis chromosome 11, Afil_fr2py, whole genome shotgun sequence:
- the LOC140165007 gene encoding suppressor of cytokine signaling 2-like, with amino-acid sequence MQFRGSTDDQTDHVFATKELTSLCQFCSCTFLAETVRPFCAHTLPFVSGGKLPMPPGDMRRAELPAPQTRGPRDTQEDFDRLCAAVNNLHVSGWYHGAMTYTEAKRKLRHSNPGTFLVRDSSDPNYLFTLSVRTSRGTTSVRIEYENGKFTLDSEEALRRSAPSFDCVVKLLNHYMAAAKPPKQIDTNGNNGQLVWLEPSGRRDTEAKIKQPLKSNVGSLQHLTRCALNRIVKPTGLETLPLPGKLKSYLREYPYDQ; translated from the coding sequence ATGCAGTTTCGAGGGTCTACTGATGACCAAACTGACCACGTATTTGCAACAAAGGAACTAACGTCTTTGTGCCAATTCTGTAGTTGTACTTTCCTAGCAGAAACAGTTAGGCCATTTTGTGCCCATACTTTGCCATTTGTCAGTGGAGGCAAACTCCCAATGCCGCCAGGCGACATGAGAAGGGCGGAGTTGCCAGCTCCCCAAACCCGAGGACCTCGGGACACTCAAGAAGACTTTGATCGCCTTTGTGCTGCTGTGAACAATCTCCATGTGTCAGGCTGGTACCATGGTGCAATGACATACACCGAAGCTAAGCGAAAACTTCGGCATAGCAATCCGGGGACATTCCTGGTGCGCGATAGTTCGGATCCGAACTACCTCTTCACATTAAGTGTAAGAACTTCTAGGGGAACAACGAGTGTTCGAATCGAATATGAGAATGGTAAATTTACGTTGGACTCTGAGGAAGCGCTGAGAAGATCAGCTCCTAGTTTTGACTGTGTTGTTAAATTACTGAACCATTATATGGCGGCTGCTAAGCCACCGAAACAAATAGACACTAACGGTAACAATGGACAACTCGTGTGGCTGGAACCATCAGGAAGAAGGGACACAGAAGCTAAGATCAAGCAGCCATTGAAATCTAACGTAGGAAGTTTACAACATTTAACAAGGTGTGCTCTGAACAGAATTGTAAAACCAACAGGACTGGAAACCCTACCTCTTCCGGGGAAACTTAAAAGTTATCTTAGAGAGTACCCTTATGACCAATGA